The Taeniopygia guttata chromosome 27, bTaeGut7.mat, whole genome shotgun sequence region GAGAGGCCTCTGTGTCCCAGCATGCAGGGAAGGCAGGAACAGGATGATCCCCAAAGAGCAGAGGGCACtgtggctggggacagcagggcagctgcCTCTCCTTGGGTACCACACACAGGGAGCAGTCAGGAGCCAGAGATGTGTGCCCCACAGACACAGTGACACCTGCTTGGCAGAGAAACCCTGGAGCAACTGCAGGCTCAGAGAAACACCACATCTGTTCCAACTGGGACAGCCCAAGCCCCACACTGGGCTGAGATGGGACAGATTGCATCAAACCCAAGCCCATGGGCAAAGTCATGGCCAGTGTGAGGCATGCTGATGGAACAGAAACAACCTACCCAGCAGACTAGTTTATAACAAAGAGGAATGAGGAGAATGAAGAGAAGGAGTAGCTGAATGTGAGAAAGGCAGAGCCAGAACTGGACACTAAAACTGCACGGCCTCAGAGCCCAGCACCACACACAGGGGGCTGCCTTGAAAGAATTCCAAGTaccttattttaatttcttgacATGGTAAAAGTTTACATACGTTCATCTCGCAAAGAAAGCTGAACAAATTAAAAGGAATCAATACAAAGAAACACAAGGGGAAGTGCTGCTCCCAGACAGCAGCTCAACGCAGTTGGTTTGTTACTGAATATTTATTAGCGGGAAGACTAAGAGTTGACTTActacaaacaacaacaaaagagtCTATAGCAAGGGCCAGCAGCCCGCCACACTCTGGGCAAATCCCTGGGAAACCAGCAAGAGACAACATGGCTCTTAGATgtggaagcagagaaaaaaaaaaaaaaaaaaacaaagtaaaataaaaaaataagggaaGAAAGTTCATTCCATTTGTCACTGTTGTTACAATGAGATTAACACAACTCTTAAGGCTACTGCACAATAAGAATATACAGGTGTAACAGCGAGACCTGGGAAACAGCGAGGTTCCTGAAACAAATGATTTAACGTTCCCTGATTAGGGGACTTAAGTAGAAATActataaataagaaaaagttGAAGCCTGCAGCGTTATGGGCCCACTTGCCACACACAAAAACTGACGCAATACAACCAGTCATTTCCAAAGGGGTTTGTAATGGACCACGAAATGTTCTGGCAGCTTAGAGGAGTCACGAGGCACAGGAGTGTGCCCTTTGCAGGGGAAAGACTGCAAGGTCTGCAAGGTACCAGGTGGGTATCAGCCACCCTCACCGTCAAGCACCAGCTGTGGCAGccagcctgctctgcccaggcaccagggagcactgccagggacagggGGACTCAGTCTGATCACATGCAGAGATATTTTAGGACTTTAGCATCAGATCTCCAGCCCCTCCCTTCCCTCAGCCCAGGCAAAGCAACCCATGCTGAAGGGGCAACTGGGATGTGAAAGAACATTGGATTTAGCCAAGAAAATGGCTCTAGTCAAATGGCAGAAGCCACCTGAGCTCCtaacagccagggcagcaccagcaTTTGCCTCATGCTCTGCACTGATCCAGACAGAAGTGGCGAGGCAGAGACCTGTGGGGCAGGCTCTGCTGAGCTAGGAGAGAGCCAGAAAGGGAGTGCAGATGGCTCAGTGGCACCAGAGCACAACTGCCAAGGGGCAGGGTCCCTGGTCAGTGcagagctggtggcagaggGGTCTGGCCACAGCCAGCAGTGGGGACAGAGCTTCCCTGCTGTGTCACTGCCAGGCTGCCCTTGTGCTGGGCTGTTTGCCCTGTCCCAGAAACCCCCGTGCAGCCACCAGACAAGAGATGGGACAGGACAAGGGCTTGGTCTATAGTGTTGTTCCCACTCAGGTAGGAAGCAAGGCATGAAGGAatgtccctgcctggctgcagcagcctctggggcGTCCAGTGCAGCATGGCCTCTACTACCAGTGACTAGAGGAAGAGGGAGAGCTCCTGAGACCTGAACAAAACCAATCACAAAACTAGGCAAGAATTTCTTTAAAGTTTAACTAAGAATGCAATACTATTTCCAGCCAGTTTCCCATCTCGATAGTCACGTAACAAACCAAGGCAATGACGGTCTTTAGTTGACTGAACAGTTCTCAAGTTCAAACGTTGACACTTAATAGAGGGTCTCAGCATTGCTGCTCCGAGGCCTCTTGATCTTCTCAATGTTTTTAAGGATCATGTCATGCAAAGTGACCTGCAAGAAGGAAGAACAGGACTCAGACAGGAAGCCAGCCATCCAGCTTTCACCATAAGCACTGgttcccacagcagcaccactcCCCTTGGCACCACCCTCACCCCTTGTGTGCAACCACACACCTGGTTAAGGTAAGGCTTCCTTCAGCCACCCCTTACAGAAGCCAGTACAGAGAATACAAAAAACATTGATTCAGAAACCCCAGGGCTGGCTTGTACTGTATGAAGAGCTTAGGATCAGATTCCCACAGAGGGGGCACGAATATTTAGCACTAGGGCCTGTGAACACAGCTGGAAACATCTGCCTCTCTAGGAGATGGTGGAGAGCACTTCACTGGAGCAGAAGTGGGAAGCAGGCAGTCCTCCTCCAGGAGTGGCCATGCTcagggggaaagggaagaggagcagcagcaggagcacagtgTGAGCTGTGTGTTTGCACTCACATATTGATTTCTCAGCTCTGAAATGATGAGGCGCAGGCTAATGTACTCCTTCTCGTCGATCTCGGTCACGGTGCGGCGATAGTCCTCCTGCCGGGGCACACACggctcagcccagctcccacCCCGCCCTCCACAAAGCCCCAGTCCTGGTCTCATCCCCCCTCTTCCCCCAGGACCCTCAGCTCAGAAAGGACAGTGACAACGCAGCTCAAAGAGTcccaagaagcagcagcagcaccaacaTGCAAATCTCCATGTCCCTGCTGACTTACCACATGAGGGTACTTGGCTATCTTGGAAACCAACTTTGCTCTTGTGATATAGTATCTggcaggaaaagagagagattGAAGCTCAGATAAACAGCACCACGATTATTTTCAGTTCCAAGCTGCCTTGTAACAACAGCTGGGGGACTCTTCCCTAACAAATTCTTCTTCCAAGCTGATCCCAAAAAAGAAGTCTGCTCTTGCATGCCTACCTAGAAATCTGGTCCAGGTAAGATGCTGCCTCGCTCTCCACAGTCCGAAGCTCAGCAACTGTTTCTTCCTGCAGGGGAGACAAGGAAGCTGTTAGGCTGCAGCTGGCCTTCAGGGCTTGGGAAGCACTGTCTCAGCAGCACCACATCAAGTTCAGGTTTGAGTTTTAAAATCTAAGCCAACCCCATGACTGCAGCTGCTGGACACCATGAACAGAAAGATTCAGAGGAACCCCAGAGATCCATGTCCCTGGAGCACAGAGAAGTGCCTTACCTGAATAGAAACACCAAAGTTGTTCCCATCCTCTATCCTGGGAATGAGAAGCTGCACCCACATTTTGACCTGCAGTGGAGAGATCACAGCACTGACCAATGCCAACATCTGCACAAAGACCTCTCTCAGGAATGCCAACAAAAGCTCCCAGGACCCTGCCTTTGCAACACAGCTCATCATCAACTGCTGCAGGTCCCTTATGCACCTGTAACACTTCCATTCCCACATGGCTGGGATGCCAAGCAAGCCAGCACAGGCCCAGCTTCCCATGGAAAGCTCTCCTCACCCTGGCAGGTGTCTGTGCCTTGGCAAAAGAAGGGCAAAGCAAAGCCTCAGGCCTGATAACAGACATCCTTCTCCTTCAGGTGAACCACGGAGCTCCCCAAAGGCTTCACCTGCCTCCCAGCCCCTGTCAGACAGGACAAAGCCCTGCCTTTCCTCACCTACAGCACAGAGGGACCTGCTCCTTCCACAGCTCCACCTCTCCAGGAGTAAAACCACCCCTCTGCCTCCCCTTTACTCCCGGCTCACACCCACCGTATTGCACTTCTCAATGAGCAGCCTGATCTCTGGTTTCACTTTCTCAATGATGTCCACCAGCTGCTGGTTGCTCTTCAGCATCCCATTGGGCATCACAAACACTTTGGTACCTGTGGCAGAGACAAACCCCAGCGTCAGGGACTCGCAGGAGCAGCTGCACCAGGGTCGGACTGAGGGGCCCCTGAGCCTCACTCATCTCCCACCAAGGCCAGAAAGGGACTGAGCCAGGCTATGGCCACCTgtagggaaggggaaagggacaCGGGACACGCAGTGACcacaagggaaggaaaagagaaaacacagagcaggaTGAGACTGAAGAGCTCGAGGATGCTGAGCACAAAGGGTTTTCCTGGTGCACCCGTACGAGAAGTTTCTGTCTCAGCTTAATGCAAAGCCTGGAATCTTCTTCCAGACAAAGAGAGGAACTGCACAGAGCCACCAGGAGATCAGCTGCCTCTGTCAGCAGGCCAAGATCCAGCCAAGTACTACTTATGTCTATCAGAGAAGTACTAATTATGCTTCTAAGAGCTGGAACCTGACTCCTCCACATCAAAACATCCGTAGGTCAGGCTCTGGCctgtgtgagcagcagctgctggcagggcagggcaagtGGGGCTTGCACAACTTGCATCTCCAAGGCTCAGTGCAGCAGTTCAGGGGGCAGGCAGCAATACAAAGGACTCGGGAATTCTTACCCTGAAAGGTCTCTTCATGGTCTTCCAGCTTCCTCTTTTTCATATTTGGCTAAAATATACAAAATGTTTTACTCACAAACTAGTCATAAGCTGTAGAAGcgttgcaaaggaaaaaaaaaaaggaaaacttaaGAGTCCTGCCATGTTCCTGGCTTCTAAGCACTCTTCCTTAAATcccaggaagagctgcagagcagtgtTACCTCCAGCAGACTTCCCAGGCTTGAGAGATCAATCTCTAAAAGCCTCTGGGCCAAGGCCTGTTATTAAATAAGAATATCctagcccagcacagagcaaacCATGCAGTTTGAACAGAAGCTGGGATCACAGCCAAGAGAGTAACCTTACCCCATCCAGTCCATCATGGCTGTTGGTGAGAAGAATTGGGTCAGGCACTGGGAGGTTCATGTCCGAATGGATCTGAGTAAGATCATGAATATTCAGGATGGGTTCCTGCAAAGTAAAGCAGATTTGTTACTCGGTCGTGAACTAATAAATTCTGTCATACCAAACACGGTAAGACAAAAGATTCGAGCCTCCATCTTGTCCAAAATTAGGCTGAATGAAGATAAAAGGTCTGGCAACAGGCTGTGGACACCCCACCCGGGAGTGGCAGGCCATGGTGTCCCTGTgagagcccagcactgccagggacagcccaCTGGGGAGGAAAACAAACGTGAGAGATGACACAAAGCAAACTGCAGAAGGCAGCACCCCTCCAGAGCCAACAGCACTGCAGTGCAGGTGAGCCACGAGCTGCTGCCTTGTGTCTCTGCACCAAGGTGAAATGCACAGAAAGCAGCCCTGGAGAGATCTGCCACAACACTTTCAAATGAAGCTGAAAGTGGACAAGGAtacagagcacagggcacaccCTACCTTAAGGAATCCATCCAGTTCTAACAGCTTCTTTGGGAAAAAGTTTGCTACGAGGTCTTCTGCCtatgaaagaaagaacaaacagTGATGTGGAAGAAGGCCACGTGGCTCCCACCAGCAGGCAAGAACACCGGGGAAATCATCTGTGCACAAGCAGGAAACAGAGAGAACACGAGTTCTTCCTGCTGCCAACCCCAAACAAAgcccaggggaggagaaagCCACGAGGCTCCGGAGTCTCACTGCAGTGGGTGACTGATGGGGCATCAGTTGGGTGTTGCTGGGTGTTGCAAAGCTTCCAGGGCAGGCTCAACACACAATCGAGTGTGCCAGAAAGATAAGGCCAAAAAACCTCTCTGCTGCTCGACCCGTGGCACTCACCTCACTCGTGATCCGCTCCCTGAAGGAGTCAACCTGCAGAATGAAACGGGGACAGGTCAGGGTCGCTCTCGCACAGCGCCGAGTCCCGCACGACCCTCCCACACAGCTCCGGCTCTCCCGGGGGAGCGGGAGGAGCCGCCAACACCGAGCGGGAGCTGCCGGAGCGGCTCCGGGCCCCGCGGGGAGCAGGAAAGCGCGCAGCCCCGGCGGGAGGCACGATCCGCGATCCGCGGGGCGGCCCCgctgtgccgggctgggctcgggGGCGGCCGCAGCCAGCGCCGGCCGCATCCCCGCCCCCCcggcgctgcggggccgggcgggggtgGAGACACCGGGGGCTCGTCGGGGCGGGCGGGCCGCGCTCGGTGGAACGGCCGGGAGGCACCGCGGGGCGGCCCCaagcccgccccgccccgggccggcgCCCGCAGAGCCCGGCGCGGGCCGGCGGGGCGGAGGTGGCcgccgagcggggccggagcggggccggagcggggcggggcgggcgcacCTTGAGCTTCACCTCCGGGTCCACCTTGAGCAGCGAGGCCATGGCGGGTCCGGTCTCGGGGCCGCTCCGCTTCCCCGGGGCCCGCACCGGAAATGACCTCACGCCGCGCGCCCGCCAAtgccgcgcgcgcgcgcccgccgcccgcgtGCCGCGCACGCGCCGCCGGGTCCTGGCAGCTGAGCGCCGCCCGGGGCGGGGACGCGGCAGCGGCGCGGGCGGCCCCGCGCGGCCCTGCCAGGACCGCGCCCCGCGTCACGTCCGGCGCGCGGCGATGgcggggcgcgcgcgcgcggcgCGATGGAGGcagcgcgggcggcgggcggcggcacCGCGCACGTCAGCTTCGTGTGCCAGCGCTGCTGCCAGCCGCTCAAGCTCGACACCTCCTTCAAGGTGCTCGACCGCCTCACCATCCAGGAGCTCACCGGTACCGccggggtggggtggggggccgggcgggggcaCGGGCCTAGGCCTGGGCCCGGCTGACGCCTTCTCTCGCACAGCCCCGCTGGTGAGCGCCGCCCCCGCCAGGCCCGGCGACCCGCACGAAGAGGAGAGCGCCCTGACCGAGGTACGGCCGCGCCGGGGCGCGGGGCAGCTCCCCCGGGCCTGCCGGTAACGATGTTGTTTCCTTGCCGCCAGGAAGCCTTCGTGGAGCACCGGCAGGATGGCGTGTCCCGGAGGTTCATCCCGCCCGCCAGGTACGGCCGCTGCCTGGCTTCCCCCTCCGGGCAGCTTGTGCTGCGCTGTGTCAGCGCCTCGGAAATGTCCCCCCGTGGGGAAAGGTCACACTGAATAGCTCCTCTGAGCCCCTAGAGTTTCCCCTGCAGATCCCCAGGAGCCTCGGGCTCCTTGGCAGTGCGAACACAGAACTGCAGAGTCCTCGGGGCACTGTGGGCCAGCCCAGACCCGACAGAGCCCCTAAAACCCGGCTTACCCcagcctcctgccctcccttttccctgagCCAGCCCCAGATTGTGGTGTGGCGCTCAAGCTGCCTCCCCTCAGCACTGGGCACTCATGTCAGTCACGTTCTCTCCAAGAATGATGTCAACAGAAAGTGCCAACAGCTTCACGCTGATCGGAGAGGCCTCGGATGGCGGCACCATGGAGAACCTCAGCCGGAGACTGAAGGTAAGTGGGTCACGGGCTGGCAAACTCAGGTCCTTGGGGACAGAGCATCAGCTTTTCCTGATGCTCTGCAAAAATAAACTGCAAAGTTTCCCACAGCATTTGCCTGCCAGGGGCTTGTTTGGCGAGTAGTTGAGCAGagataaattatttcaatcaGTATTTGGCCTGCAAAGAAGATTCTTGCTAGCTgaagctgctgagcagcagcaggcagctgcatgTGGGTTCACTTGTGCTAATGTGAGCCCTTCCTGCAGGTCACTGGCGACCTCTTTGACATCATGTCTGGGCAGACAGATGTGGATCACCCGCTGTGTGAGGAGTGCACGGACACTCTGCTGGACCAGCTGGACACACAGCTCAACATCACGGAGAACGAGTGCCAGAACTACAAGTGAGTGATCACAGTGACCCACGGCAGAGCTGCTGTAGCTCGAGGCACAATCTGTGGAGAGCTCGGGGTTGACAAGAGCTGCAGAGGCTGCCACAGAACTGGGGACTGGCAGTGCAGCACTTGTTCTGCTAATCCTGTTGTTCTCCTCTAGGAGATGTCTGGAGATACTGGAACAGATGAATGAGGATGATAAAGAGAAGCTGCAGACAGAACTGAAGGAACTGGCACTGGAGGAAGAGCAGCTGATTCAGGAGCTGGAGGATGTTGAGAAGAACCGCAAGATTGTGGCTGAGGACTTCGAGAGAGTCAGGGCAGAGGCCgagaggctggagcaggaggaggctcAGTGAGTGAGCTGcacctgcagctgtggcagggcttGGAGGAGTAGATAAATGAGGAACATGTAGATGGTAACATGACAAACCTGTAAATGTGCCCAAATTCCAGTGTATTTTGGTAtatcctgctctgtgcagaagAAAAGGTGGCAAAACCAAACTggcctgcagagctgtcacTCTGAGGTAGAAGCCAGCACTCAGCGCTTCTTGTCTTGTTTCTGCTCAAAGGTATCAGAAGGAATACTGTGAGTTcaagaggcagcagctggagctggatgaTGAGCTGAAAAGTGTGGACAACCAAATGCGCTATGCCCAGATGCAGTTGgataaattaaagaaaaccaaCGTGTTCAATGCAACCTTTCACATCTGGTAACGTAGACACTGGAATATTTTATCCATTTTCTTGGGATCTGCAGTGTGGAGCTGTTTAAGTCAGTGCATTTGACAGGAAAGGTGCAAGCCAGCTCACAATTATCTCTGAGCAAAGCAATGAATGCCACCTCTCAGGGGTGGCAGCTGAGTAAAGTATGCCAGGCTGTGGGCAATGGGTCCCTCAGCAGCCCCAGTAACACTTTGGGAACCCCTGTGCCAGCCAGCAGTGACACTGGCATTGGGGTTCACAGAGCAGGCAGCTAAAAGAGTCTGGCTAGGGgtttctgttgtgtttttatGACAAAAAGAGAACAAATGTTTGGTATGTACAGACACTCGTTAAAGAATAGCCCCAAACTCTCTGTGTGCTTGGCTGGCACTGTGTCCCCTGTGCTGTTGGGACACAGCCCCTATTTGCTTATCAGGCCAGGAGCTTTTCCCAGCCTAGTACACTTATTTATAATTCTTATCACAGGCACAGTGGGCAGTTTGGCACAATAAATAACTTCAGGCTTGGCCGCCTCCCCAGCGTTCCTGTGGAATGGAACGAGATCAACGCTGCCTGGGGGcagactgtgctgctgctgcatgccCTGGCCAACAAAATGGGCCTGAAGTTTCAGAGGTACCTGCAACACCTCACACAGCTCATTTGTGACCCAGAGGAAGACAGGCAGACTCAGGTGCCTGTgaattctgtctttttttcagATACCGCCTTGTCCCCTATGGCAACCACTCCTATTTGGAGTCCCTCACGGACAAATCCAAGGTAAGAGATCCCAGACAAATTATGGGACACTGACCTTGAGTGCCAGAGCCTGGGCACGCTGGGGATGCAGGAAACAAAATCTACAGGAAGCAAAACTGTGGATGTGGAGTCCAGGAAAGGTGGCTGCCCCCACTCCTCCAACTTGTAACATCTCACATCCTGCACAAAGCCACTGGTGCTGCCAGCCAGCAGTGTTAAAAGTGACAGAGCTGTTGAATGGCACACCTGGCCAGCGGCAGAGGCGTGTTTTGGAGTGATTTGCAGGTAGATGGCCTGATTTGGGATTGGTGGCAGTCAGGAACATGTGCCTGCACATGGTAGGCACTTGCACAGTACCGGCCACTTGCCCTGTGCCACAAGCCATTTCTCAGCATCCCATGACAAATTTAAGCCTCACATGAGGCTAAAAAGCTGCAGTAACCATATCAAAAACAAGTGCTTGGGGTGCCTGATAAAAATCTCTTTCCCAGGAGCTTCCCCTGTACTGCTCTGGAGGCTTGAGGTTCTTCTGGGACAATAAGTTTGATCACGCCATGGTGGCATTCCTGGACTGTGTGCAACAGTTTAAAGAGGAAGTGGAAAAAGGTGAAACTCGGTTTTGTTTGCCTTACAGGTAAGTGTTGCCACAAAACTGTCAGATTCAGCCCTGTATGCTCCCCCCTAGCACTGCTTGCTGTTTCAGATTTTCCAGAAATCATACAGAATTCTTATTGATGTGTGTTTGCTAGTTACAATGAAACTTAAAGCCAGCCCCTTGGGTGGAGCCCTGGGGCTTGCTCAAGTCCCTTTAAAATCAGGATAATGTTACTGTCAGAATTGAAATTTAGTGCTTGGTGTCATACTGAGATTAAATTTGCAGTAGGAATACACTAATTAAAGCTTGTGTGTGATACAGGATGGACGTGGAGAAAGGAAAGATTGAAGACACAGGTGGCAGTGGTGGCTCTTATTCAATTAAAACACAATTTAACTCTGAAGAGCAGTGGACAAAAGCACTAAAATTCATGTTAACTAACCTGAAATGGGGCCTTGCCTGGGTCTCATCCCAATTCTATAACAAGTAACTGTGATCAGAACTTGGCCTGGCTGTGGAGTGTCTGCATTGTGTTGGAGAAAGGCAAATTAAGATGTCTCTTAATATTAACCAGTACAAAATGTTTACAATACCAAAAATCCACAAGacactttattttaaatgccaTTATTGCAAGTAGTTTATAGAAAAGCAATATGCAAAGTTGTATCATTGAGTTGAACAGAATAAAACCCAGCTATTAAATGGAttctaaaatgttatttttgggatttatggccATGCATGTAAATAATTGTCAAACTTCAGAACATCCATCAGTTTGATGCTGCTCTGTTACAGCTAATGCAAGCTTGGAAAAGCAGGGCATTACAAACACAGGGAATGATGTGGGAAAACTGCCAGAACTCTGCCTGGTCATTAAAGAGTGActacagtttaaaataaaatattttctaagtCATGCCAGCACttctttgtgctgctgcactTAGCAAGGTTTGATACCATGACAGCAGTGTAatccctcctgcagcctgttcctgcacagggctgtgctgagggaaaatgaaattattccaCGCTGCAGGTGTTTGCAGCCAGCAGTTCCTGGCACTCGCAGGGacacccagcctgggcactgctgtggTGACAGTCACAGGGGAAAATCTGtggtgctggcacagaggggacaATCACAGGCAGCTGAGACAGGGGTTTTGCAAAAGCAGCACCAGGAGACAGAGCAGCCCCGTTTGTGAGAGCTGGCCCCAGCCAAGCACCAGCCATGGCAGCACCTTTCAAACACAACTACTCTGAGGGGTCTCTTTGCCTAAAGGGAACTTAGATTCAAAACTTAAAAGATGCAGCTTTTACAATAAAGCTTTTAGGGCATTTCTAAACACAATGGTGCTGTTGGGCCTCCTTTTTGAGCATGAATGTGATGCCTGGCAGGACAAGCTTTGCTAATTAACACGAGACTGATGGGCTGTTCCAGAATTCAGGTaaccctgagctgtgctgggtgcctgggcagtgtcacagaggagggACAGTTGTCAGCAGTGTGGCAGTTCTTGCTGCTGGGCCAGTGAGTGGATGGACAGGGTGCTTCTATTTCTGAGGAGGAATTCTGTCCTCAGGAGATTTGGTCCCACAGTTGCCACGGTGCTGCTCGGGTGTGGTGCTGCCCACAATGCGCCTCACCACGGCGTAGGAGAACTCCAGGATGCTTTGTGGGGTAATGCCAGTGATGCAGTTTAAATGCTCCAcaacctggggaaaaaaaaaaagatagagcACCTAAAAGCTGTGAATTTACAGACTGACAAGTGTAACTGCTCCATGGGCAGTTTCATAGGCAGTTGTCCCATGAGATTGCTGCTCTACCTGCCAGTGAAacattgtggggttttgttgtggCTGTGGAGCACTGaactcagcagtgccagcacacagAACTGCCCCATGCCCTCAGCTCTGACAGGAGCTTCCTGCTAAAAACACAGAGTGTCCCCTCCCTCGTGCAGCCCCACTTGCTGTGCTGGAACAGATAAACCACCTTGGCACCGAGTTCCCGTGGAGCCAACGCCTTCAGCAGTGACTGTACCTGCTCCCAGTGCCCGGGGCTCAGGATGAACACACCTGTACTGATGACTCCAACAGCCAAGAGCATGAAATCTTCCTTCACTGTTAAAAACTTGGCTCTGCAGGAGGAAAAGTGTGTTCAGGTGTAAAATGCTGCTTCACAGTTCAAAAGCTCCTGCTGGTCCAGTTGCCGGTGCCCAGGACGTGTTGGCTTATTCAGGCCAACCAAAGCCCAACACCAGCAGCTGAAATTGACAGTGCAAGGCTGGATTTTAACCAAATGAAACACTTTCCTTGTCCTTGAAGCAGCTGTGGAAAAGCATGTTGCTTTGATCTGGTATATTTAGAGACAATTATTAattcccccccccgccccgcccaaattagttattttttaatgcCTCCAAAATGGCAAAATGAGAGCTATGCTGCCATTTATTAGCTTTTTCAAGGGTTTTAATTTCAAAGGGGTATTTTAAGTGATTGTCAGGTCTTACATCTGCAGTTTGCTTGGTGTGGAGTTTTCGATGGCAGTCTTCAGCAGAGTGTCATAGATGGTCTCTCTGGTCAGGTAGCAGAAGTCCAgcagctgcacacacagctggTGTAAGGGTTTGGCAGGAAGCAAGCAGCCGTTGTATCCTGGAGGAGATCACACCATCAGTGCCACATTTGGGGTCACTAAATTGAATTAGGAGTCTTAGATACCATAAGGGACAGAGAATTCTGAAGACAACTGCCCTGTCTCAGAATGCCACAGGATCCCCCAGCCTTGAAATAATTTCACTCTGCAATTCAGGCTGTCAGATGTGGGCCAATAAAATGCTGAGTGATTGTAGAAAATGTGACCTGGCACCACATTTGGGGGCTTTAAACTCTTAATCTTT contains the following coding sequences:
- the PSME3 gene encoding proteasome activator complex subunit 3, producing the protein MASLLKVDPEVKLKVDSFRERITSEAEDLVANFFPKKLLELDGFLKEPILNIHDLTQIHSDMNLPVPDPILLTNSHDGLDGPNMKKRKLEDHEETFQGTKVFVMPNGMLKSNQQLVDIIEKVKPEIRLLIEKCNTVKMWVQLLIPRIEDGNNFGVSIQEETVAELRTVESEAASYLDQISRYYITRAKLVSKIAKYPHVEDYRRTVTEIDEKEYISLRLIISELRNQYVTLHDMILKNIEKIKRPRSSNAETLY
- the BECN1 gene encoding beclin-1, yielding MEAARAAGGGTAHVSFVCQRCCQPLKLDTSFKVLDRLTIQELTAPLVSAAPARPGDPHEEESALTEEAFVEHRQDGVSRRFIPPARMMSTESANSFTLIGEASDGGTMENLSRRLKVTGDLFDIMSGQTDVDHPLCEECTDTLLDQLDTQLNITENECQNYKRCLEILEQMNEDDKEKLQTELKELALEEEQLIQELEDVEKNRKIVAEDFERVRAEAERLEQEEAQYQKEYCEFKRQQLELDDELKSVDNQMRYAQMQLDKLKKTNVFNATFHIWHSGQFGTINNFRLGRLPSVPVEWNEINAAWGQTVLLLHALANKMGLKFQRYRLVPYGNHSYLESLTDKSKELPLYCSGGLRFFWDNKFDHAMVAFLDCVQQFKEEVEKGETRFCLPYRMDVEKGKIEDTGGSGGSYSIKTQFNSEEQWTKALKFMLTNLKWGLAWVSSQFYNK